The Desulfovibrio sp. UCD-KL4C genome contains a region encoding:
- a CDS encoding insulinase family protein, with protein sequence MTKVYGFKEISRETLPELNGDAVIYEHEKTGGRVLSVINADENKTFGISFRTPPADSTGLPHILEHSVLCGSKKYPVKEPFVELLKSSLQTFLNAMTYPDKTVYPVASPNEQDFRNLVGVYLDAVFFPNLTPNTLMQEGWHYVPEEDGKLTYKGVVFNEMKGAYSSPDSLLYEHAQHSLFPNTTYGLDSGGNPEIIPDLTFEDFMNFHKKYYHPSNSYAFFYGNDDPEHRLKMLDEYFSQFEKIDPESEIQIQTPFDTPVVIEDKYDASDDGNQKSLFVVNFGLVHERNAKIDLELEILELILIGLPSSPLHKALIDSELGEDVAGVGLENELRQLYFSTGLKGIEAKDAPKVEELIFSTFKDLVANGINKEDLEAALNTIEFDLRENNTGSYPRGLSVMTTAMTSWLYDGDPLEHIRYEKPIADLKKRLDDGEKIFEPLIQKLFIDNNYRSTVLLTPDKNVGTAREKREEVKLEKARNAMSDAEYKAVVKKAEELQKEQEAQDSPEALDTIPRLKVADLPPEGTEIQCEKKGELLFHDLDTNGILYLDLAFNFAGLPDRLVPYIPIFGRSLLQTGTKSTDFVTMTTRMAAKTGGISPSSIVATKHGTTDTFSRFILRGKATADRAGDLIEIISELMLEANLDNRDRIRQIVLESKARMEQHLIPSGHMIAATRMKARFSEAGYINELMSGISNLQFLRQLAQRVENDFASVVADLEEIRATILNQANLLSNVTLDEKNYNMVSSSLKSLSSSLPAGTRSSATRTPLSFKKMEGLCIPAQVNYVAKGTNVYDYGYKYSGSAQVVSRYLRTGYLWDKVRVQGGAYGSFSMFDRTAGSLSFVSYRDPNVARTLNTYDGVADYLRKVEVNNDELEKTILGGIGDIDSYMLPDAKGYTSMVRHLSGEDAAFRQELREQVLASSEKDFRLFAEAAQSVADHGDVVVLGSRKAMEESGLDLKLVDIL encoded by the coding sequence ATGACCAAAGTTTATGGATTCAAAGAGATATCACGCGAAACTCTTCCTGAGTTAAACGGTGATGCCGTTATATATGAACATGAAAAAACAGGCGGCAGGGTTCTCTCTGTTATTAATGCTGATGAAAACAAGACATTCGGGATCAGCTTCCGTACCCCACCCGCTGACAGCACAGGACTCCCCCATATTCTTGAACATTCTGTCCTATGCGGCTCAAAGAAATATCCTGTAAAAGAGCCTTTTGTAGAACTACTGAAAAGCTCTCTGCAAACCTTTCTTAACGCAATGACCTACCCTGACAAAACAGTATACCCTGTTGCGAGCCCGAACGAGCAGGATTTTCGCAATCTGGTAGGAGTCTACCTTGATGCGGTTTTTTTCCCCAACCTTACTCCGAACACTTTAATGCAAGAAGGCTGGCACTATGTTCCTGAAGAAGACGGCAAACTTACATATAAAGGTGTCGTTTTTAATGAAATGAAAGGAGCCTATTCCTCACCTGACAGTCTGCTGTATGAACATGCACAGCATTCACTTTTTCCTAACACTACTTACGGTCTTGATTCAGGCGGTAACCCAGAGATTATCCCCGATCTGACTTTTGAAGATTTCATGAATTTTCATAAGAAGTATTACCATCCGTCTAATTCATACGCTTTCTTCTACGGGAATGACGATCCAGAGCATCGTTTAAAAATGCTCGATGAATACTTCTCTCAGTTTGAAAAAATTGACCCTGAATCTGAAATACAAATTCAAACCCCGTTTGATACTCCCGTTGTTATTGAAGATAAATATGATGCATCAGATGACGGAAATCAAAAATCCTTGTTCGTTGTAAACTTCGGGCTCGTCCATGAGCGCAATGCCAAGATTGACCTTGAACTGGAAATTCTTGAGCTAATTCTCATAGGTCTACCCTCATCCCCTTTGCACAAAGCTCTTATAGATTCTGAACTTGGTGAAGATGTTGCCGGAGTCGGACTGGAAAATGAACTTCGTCAGCTCTATTTTTCCACAGGTCTAAAAGGCATTGAAGCCAAAGATGCACCAAAAGTTGAAGAGCTGATCTTTTCAACTTTCAAAGATCTTGTTGCAAATGGAATAAACAAAGAAGATCTTGAAGCGGCTTTAAACACTATTGAATTTGATCTGCGCGAAAACAATACTGGTTCCTATCCCCGCGGACTATCTGTAATGACCACAGCGATGACATCATGGCTTTATGACGGAGACCCTCTTGAACATATCCGCTACGAAAAACCTATTGCTGATCTGAAAAAACGTTTGGATGACGGGGAAAAAATCTTTGAGCCGCTTATCCAGAAATTGTTTATAGATAACAATTACCGTTCCACAGTTCTGCTAACTCCTGATAAAAACGTAGGTACGGCAAGAGAAAAACGTGAAGAAGTGAAGCTTGAGAAAGCCCGTAACGCTATGAGCGACGCAGAATACAAAGCTGTCGTAAAGAAAGCTGAAGAATTGCAGAAAGAACAGGAAGCTCAGGATTCCCCGGAAGCATTAGACACCATCCCAAGGCTAAAAGTGGCTGACCTGCCTCCTGAAGGAACTGAAATACAATGCGAGAAAAAAGGAGAATTACTTTTCCATGACCTGGATACTAACGGCATTCTATACTTGGATTTAGCTTTCAATTTCGCAGGTCTTCCAGACAGACTGGTTCCCTATATACCTATTTTCGGAAGATCTTTACTACAAACCGGAACCAAGTCTACAGACTTTGTAACCATGACCACACGGATGGCTGCCAAGACGGGCGGAATCTCACCTTCCTCTATTGTTGCAACCAAACATGGTACAACTGACACTTTTTCCCGCTTTATTCTGCGCGGTAAAGCAACAGCAGATAGAGCCGGAGATCTGATTGAAATTATCAGCGAACTGATGCTTGAAGCCAACCTTGATAACCGTGACAGAATCCGTCAGATTGTTCTTGAATCAAAAGCCCGCATGGAGCAGCACCTCATACCCTCAGGGCATATGATTGCAGCCACCCGTATGAAAGCAAGATTCAGTGAAGCCGGATACATCAATGAATTGATGAGCGGTATTTCAAACCTGCAATTCTTAAGACAGCTTGCCCAGCGGGTGGAAAATGATTTTGCATCAGTTGTTGCGGACCTCGAAGAAATTCGCGCAACAATACTTAATCAGGCCAACCTTCTTTCAAACGTTACGCTGGACGAAAAAAACTACAATATGGTCAGCTCATCCCTTAAAAGTTTGTCCTCGTCCCTACCGGCAGGGACGAGATCATCAGCAACACGCACTCCCCTTTCCTTTAAAAAAATGGAAGGATTATGCATTCCTGCGCAGGTCAACTATGTTGCAAAGGGCACTAATGTTTATGACTACGGATATAAATATTCAGGTTCCGCACAGGTTGTCAGCCGCTATTTACGCACCGGCTACCTGTGGGATAAAGTCCGCGTACAGGGCGGAGCTTACGGCTCTTTCTCCATGTTCGACCGCACCGCAGGAAGCCTGAGCTTTGTGTCTTACCGCGACCCTAACGTCGCCCGCACTCTGAATACTTACGACGGGGTTGCTGATTATCTTAGAAAAGTTGAAGTAAACAATGACGAACTTGAAAAAACAATCTTAGGCGGAATCGGTGATATCGACAGTTACATGCTGCCGGATGCCAAGGGTTATACATCAATGGTACGCCATCTAAGCGGAGAAGACGCCGCTTTCAGGCAGGAACTTAGAGAACAGGTTTTAGCTTCCAGTGAAAAAGACTTCCGCCTCTTTGCAGAAGCAGCACAATCTGTTGCAGATCATGGTGATGTTGTGGTCCTCGGCAGCAGAAAAGCTATGGAAGAGTCAGGGCTCGATCTCAAATTAGTAGACATTCTGTAA
- a CDS encoding LysE family transporter encodes MNSDAFGYMAAGAALGLGAGLTPGPLLTLVLTQTFSHGAKEGAKVAFTPLLTDGPILCASLLAMSWTKTHPSVMGLISIVGAFVVTMFGYDCFKTKAIIIPEMNIKPGSIKKGLLTNYMNPHVYIFWATVGGPSTIMAADSGMLAPSLFVSGFFVSIIGAKITVAYLAGRFKALLSSRTYLILMRVLGLALFSFGLFLLLDGLRFLNIIN; translated from the coding sequence ATGAATTCTGATGCATTTGGATATATGGCTGCAGGCGCAGCTCTTGGCCTTGGCGCAGGCCTAACTCCCGGGCCACTGCTTACCCTTGTTTTGACTCAGACTTTTTCTCACGGGGCTAAGGAAGGGGCTAAAGTCGCTTTTACGCCGCTCCTAACTGATGGACCAATCCTATGCGCATCATTATTGGCAATGTCATGGACGAAAACTCATCCATCCGTAATGGGGCTTATTTCCATAGTGGGCGCGTTTGTTGTTACTATGTTCGGTTATGATTGTTTTAAAACCAAAGCAATCATAATACCGGAAATGAATATAAAGCCCGGATCAATCAAAAAAGGGCTTCTTACCAATTATATGAATCCTCATGTTTATATTTTCTGGGCAACCGTTGGCGGACCGTCAACTATCATGGCAGCTGATTCTGGAATGCTTGCGCCGTCTTTGTTTGTATCAGGGTTCTTTGTGTCTATCATCGGAGCAAAAATTACAGTGGCTTACCTTGCAGGACGGTTCAAAGCGTTGCTTTCGAGCCGTACATATTTAATCCTTATGCGGGTGCTAGGTCTGGCTCTTTTCTCTTTTGGCTTGTTTTTGTTGCTGGACGGGTTGCGGTTCTTGAATATTATAAATTGA
- a CDS encoding glycosyltransferase family 4 protein — translation MNILFITQSGPDLPSVRFRVLPFVEHARKEGHNVDWKRIPKAFHKRLAFFLTIPRNTIVILQKKLLTGFQLALLKSRSSTLVFDFDDALWTSHPSVPIGPKRDRTDNRNAVLLKKTCLKADLIVAGNNYLSNYIKSFNQEIEIIPTPLDTDKYHPPETRDKEKTPIVGWMGTSCNLFFLPDVLKSLSAKVPPSRISIISDKPLPKNIAGLAEFEKWSGENEVKQLQNIDIGLMPLTDDDYTKGKCGFKLLQYMACGAVPLASNVGFNVEIIEHGVNGFLINNHDEWAKYVELLSNDSYLRHAMAKKARETVEEKFSLIPLAKKLWARLEKID, via the coding sequence TTGAACATCCTGTTTATCACCCAGTCAGGCCCGGATCTTCCAAGTGTACGCTTCAGAGTTCTACCATTTGTGGAGCATGCCAGAAAAGAAGGTCATAATGTAGACTGGAAAAGAATACCAAAGGCTTTTCATAAAAGACTCGCTTTCTTTCTTACCATTCCAAGAAATACCATTGTCATTTTACAAAAAAAATTGCTTACCGGATTTCAATTAGCTTTGCTCAAAAGCAGAAGTTCTACTCTTGTTTTCGACTTTGACGATGCCCTTTGGACATCTCATCCAAGTGTACCTATTGGCCCAAAACGGGACCGGACGGATAACCGAAACGCAGTACTACTTAAAAAAACTTGTTTAAAAGCAGATCTGATTGTAGCTGGGAATAATTATCTGAGTAACTATATAAAAAGTTTCAATCAAGAGATTGAAATAATCCCGACTCCTCTTGATACAGATAAATATCATCCTCCAGAAACAAGGGACAAAGAGAAAACTCCCATAGTTGGTTGGATGGGCACATCGTGTAATCTTTTTTTTCTTCCGGATGTTCTTAAGAGTCTTAGCGCGAAAGTTCCGCCATCCAGAATCAGTATAATTTCAGATAAACCCTTGCCTAAGAATATAGCCGGTTTAGCTGAATTTGAAAAATGGTCAGGGGAAAATGAAGTTAAACAACTTCAAAATATAGACATAGGACTTATGCCCCTGACTGACGATGATTATACCAAGGGGAAATGCGGATTTAAACTTTTGCAGTACATGGCTTGCGGAGCGGTCCCGTTAGCTTCAAACGTCGGATTCAACGTTGAAATAATTGAGCACGGAGTAAACGGATTTCTAATCAATAATCATGACGAGTGGGCAAAATATGTAGAGCTGCTCTCTAACGATTCTTATCTAAGACATGCCATGGCTAAAAAAGCTCGTGAAACAGTCGAAGAAAAATTCAGCTTAATTCCTCTTGCAAAAAAACTCTGGGCTAGACTTGAAAAAATTGACTGA
- a CDS encoding flagellar biosynthesis anti-sigma factor FlgM, with amino-acid sequence MPFHDKNNEPMPISCGLTPETKEALITDDELIERKKMLQTLKEQIRAGTYKPTIGEIAISLVRGQYRADFF; translated from the coding sequence ATGCCTTTCCATGATAAGAACAATGAACCTATGCCCATTTCATGCGGCCTTACACCTGAAACAAAAGAGGCACTTATAACTGACGATGAATTAATTGAGCGTAAAAAGATGCTCCAAACTCTTAAAGAACAGATTCGTGCAGGTACATACAAGCCTACTATCGGTGAAATTGCTATCAGTCTTGTGAGAGGACAATATAGAGCTGACTTTTTTTAA
- a CDS encoding ChbG/HpnK family deacetylase → MLVVTNVDDLGLHPAVRRAVDLLAKAGIVTSSTLLANGPDLSESVLLQDTHPSLGLGAHLNLLRGKPISNPDHIPSLVDDDGLLFGNYSSLLMRYATGQIKLSEVEAEWSAQIEYLLDHKVRLTHFDSEKHIHAWPGLFGLVGKLARKYDVGWIRKPLEKSPATRLDKGMLRTRFLQICLIGSKSFDTPHTADCVWGIADQKNKLDPLLFEKYINIYRPDVIEIVCHPGYPEAGDGPLPSDFGPMRVETQWKEEFNSLSQKGWLKIFEKIGAKPVNYGQLDPRTGELK, encoded by the coding sequence ATGCTTGTAGTAACCAATGTAGACGATCTGGGATTACACCCCGCAGTGCGCAGAGCTGTAGATTTACTGGCTAAAGCTGGAATCGTAACGTCATCGACTTTGCTTGCCAACGGTCCTGACCTCTCTGAATCTGTATTGCTTCAGGATACACACCCCTCACTTGGACTGGGTGCACATCTTAATTTGCTACGCGGAAAACCAATTTCCAACCCAGACCATATTCCGTCCCTTGTTGATGATGACGGATTACTGTTCGGCAATTACTCTTCACTTCTTATGCGCTACGCAACAGGACAAATAAAGCTTTCAGAGGTTGAAGCAGAATGGTCTGCTCAAATAGAGTATCTTCTTGATCACAAAGTCAGACTGACCCACTTTGACAGCGAAAAACATATACACGCATGGCCCGGTCTTTTCGGACTTGTCGGAAAACTCGCTCGCAAATACGATGTAGGCTGGATTCGAAAACCACTGGAAAAATCACCCGCCACTCGTTTAGATAAAGGAATGCTTAGAACTCGCTTTCTACAAATATGCCTTATCGGAAGCAAATCTTTTGATACACCGCACACAGCGGATTGCGTATGGGGCATTGCTGACCAAAAAAACAAATTGGACCCCCTACTTTTTGAAAAGTATATTAATATATATAGACCTGATGTTATTGAGATTGTATGCCATCCTGGTTATCCCGAAGCAGGAGACGGACCTCTTCCTTCTGATTTCGGCCCCATGCGTGTAGAAACTCAGTGGAAAGAAGAATTCAACTCGCTGTCTCAGAAGGGATGGCTCAAAATATTTGAAAAAATCGGTGCAAAGCCCGTAAACTACGGACAACTTGATCCCCGAACCGGAGAACTTAAGTAA
- a CDS encoding glycosyltransferase family 2 protein — protein sequence MQDKAIKEIEISIVTPMHNEEGCVREFHSRISAALQGMDATYEILLINDGSTDSTENIIRELSANDPHLKGIMLARNRGQCTAIYAGIQESCGRYVVIMDGDLQHKPEEIPSLIREIRKGYDLVSGCRTNRGESMIKRKLPSKIANYLMRATSGCQVQDMGGLSCLKGKLARSMTLREGQHRLIPALVYSMGGSVSEVPISAPPRFAGKSHYGIGRSIDVFFDIVMLWFQSSFKQRPIYLFGRISLLLFMVASLIMVWLLYGKIFFGIHMGTRPPFMGAILLYLSSLGFMSTGFILESLANTYEAVMGTKTYQIREIISQGIAEIKKD from the coding sequence ATGCAGGATAAAGCAATAAAAGAAATTGAAATCAGCATAGTAACCCCCATGCATAACGAAGAAGGTTGCGTAAGAGAATTCCACAGCAGGATTTCTGCGGCTTTACAAGGCATGGATGCAACATACGAAATTTTACTGATTAATGACGGTTCAACCGACAGCACCGAAAATATTATCCGTGAATTATCCGCAAATGACCCTCATCTCAAGGGGATTATGCTTGCCCGCAACAGAGGACAATGCACTGCAATCTACGCAGGCATTCAAGAAAGTTGTGGCAGGTACGTTGTGATAATGGATGGAGATCTACAGCATAAGCCTGAAGAAATACCCTCACTTATCCGAGAAATACGCAAAGGGTATGATCTAGTTTCAGGTTGCCGCACTAATCGTGGTGAATCCATGATCAAGCGTAAGCTACCCAGCAAAATAGCCAACTACCTCATGCGCGCAACCAGCGGCTGTCAGGTTCAAGACATGGGTGGACTCTCCTGCCTTAAAGGCAAGCTCGCACGGTCCATGACCCTCCGCGAAGGACAGCACAGACTTATTCCCGCTCTTGTCTACTCAATGGGAGGCTCTGTATCAGAAGTACCTATTTCTGCACCTCCGCGTTTTGCAGGTAAAAGCCATTACGGCATCGGCCGCTCCATAGATGTTTTCTTTGATATCGTTATGCTGTGGTTCCAATCTTCTTTTAAACAAAGGCCTATTTACCTTTTCGGACGCATCAGCTTGCTGTTGTTCATGGTTGCCTCACTCATCATGGTCTGGCTACTTTATGGCAAAATATTTTTCGGAATACACATGGGCACACGCCCTCCGTTTATGGGAGCAATTCTTTTATACCTCAGCTCACTAGGATTTATGTCCACAGGATTCATCCTTGAATCTTTGGCAAATACCTATGAAGCCGTTATGGGGACAAAAACTTACCAGATACGCGAGATTATTTCGCAGGGTATTGCAGAGATTAAAAAGGATTAG
- a CDS encoding OmpA family protein, whose protein sequence is MSDEFLLNRRNKHKETLGWALTLADMMMLLLCFFVMLIAIADIDEIKYENVSDSLASAMGVKVPPKGEVEVETQEGSPVARRTISNDQRNLFQMQLEMSRLIGKEADALKIKLRADSVAIILKGDVFFGLGKADLTKRAENVLARIAQALAKSPYDVVVEGHSDNIPMSSRQFPSNWELSAARASAVARYLLANGFDKQRIKVLGMADTSPMWPNEDEKGKAIPDNQKRNRRVVLLIFPPKISPSK, encoded by the coding sequence ATGTCCGATGAATTCTTACTGAACAGAAGAAATAAGCATAAAGAAACTCTTGGCTGGGCTTTGACGCTGGCTGATATGATGATGCTTTTGCTGTGTTTTTTTGTAATGCTTATTGCCATCGCTGATATTGATGAAATTAAATATGAAAATGTTTCCGATTCCCTTGCAAGTGCTATGGGCGTTAAAGTTCCACCTAAGGGAGAAGTAGAAGTTGAAACGCAAGAAGGTTCACCCGTTGCTAGAAGGACAATCAGCAACGATCAGAGAAATCTTTTTCAGATGCAGCTCGAGATGTCCAGACTCATCGGTAAAGAGGCTGATGCTCTAAAAATCAAACTCAGAGCTGATTCGGTAGCGATTATACTCAAAGGTGATGTTTTCTTCGGTCTCGGTAAAGCTGACCTCACGAAGCGCGCGGAAAATGTACTTGCTAGAATTGCTCAGGCTCTTGCTAAATCTCCTTATGACGTCGTTGTGGAGGGGCATTCAGATAATATTCCCATGTCATCACGGCAGTTCCCTTCTAATTGGGAGCTCTCCGCCGCCAGAGCAAGCGCTGTTGCAAGGTATCTGCTTGCGAACGGTTTTGATAAGCAGCGAATAAAAGTCTTAGGAATGGCTGATACAAGTCCCATGTGGCCGAATGAAGATGAAAAAGGAAAAGCCATTCCTGATAATCAAAAGCGCAACCGCAGGGTTGTTCTTTTGATCTTTCCACCTAAAATATCTCCTTCTAAATAA
- a CDS encoding MotA/TolQ/ExbB proton channel family protein — MNIATIFGIIFGMAILAVATYTSTDSVGVFINIPGIAIVGGGTIAATFICYPLREVMRVLKVFMMAMGADELPLENYIKVIVNLSKQVSAKGEENLEGSLKTIENEFLREGLQMLVDGYSKKEIKEILDNRIQQYNEQEYCAAGIYRTMATLSPAFGIIGTLIGLIAMMQGMAGNVGSIGPAMATALTTTLYGSLFANMLFTPIAIKVENRIDEITLLMRVIRDGILFIKDKTPSAIVMDKLKGYLPPRKWATVKASK, encoded by the coding sequence GTGAATATTGCAACCATATTCGGGATTATTTTCGGCATGGCTATTTTAGCTGTGGCGACTTACACCTCTACTGATTCTGTCGGTGTTTTTATCAATATTCCCGGAATTGCGATTGTAGGCGGCGGAACTATTGCTGCGACTTTTATCTGCTACCCGCTACGTGAAGTTATGCGTGTTTTAAAGGTGTTTATGATGGCCATGGGAGCCGATGAACTGCCGCTTGAGAACTATATCAAAGTGATTGTTAATCTTTCCAAACAGGTTTCGGCTAAAGGCGAAGAAAATTTGGAAGGAAGTCTTAAAACAATTGAAAATGAGTTTTTGCGTGAAGGGTTGCAGATGCTTGTGGATGGTTATTCTAAGAAGGAAATCAAAGAGATCTTAGATAACCGTATTCAGCAATATAATGAGCAGGAATATTGCGCTGCCGGAATTTACAGGACAATGGCGACTCTATCACCTGCGTTCGGAATTATTGGAACCCTTATTGGTCTTATTGCCATGATGCAGGGTATGGCTGGCAACGTAGGTTCAATTGGGCCTGCAATGGCTACGGCCCTTACTACAACACTCTACGGCTCCTTATTTGCAAATATGCTTTTTACGCCTATCGCAATTAAGGTTGAAAACAGGATTGATGAAATTACTCTTCTTATGCGTGTAATTCGTGATGGTATTCTTTTTATTAAAGATAAAACTCCGTCAGCCATTGTCATGGATAAGCTTAAGGGCTATCTGCCTCCGCGCAAGTGGGCGACAGTTAAGGCTTCTAAGTAA
- a CDS encoding cyclic nucleotide-binding domain-containing protein: protein MGPSSPNIKSFFKGQEIFKEGQESSVAYMIKKGAVNIYKVLNNEKIILARLCEGEIFGEMGIISKGIRSANAEAAEYCDLVILTDQIIFKLLEQCPKTVQYMIRLFVKRLARTGEMISAKGHRSNFTSICRILDLCYQNHLSMPREQAKKERNHDMGLEYNKFCKVIRGIILVSQGEIDAVISKLKSLRIIEVSDIRTGRAFPDRFVKIADPLNFLEISNNLFKELQKTAYTSTSELQIIDIYEVAEMLNSDPKILYKKIANEDFPETMFLFDRCKVSEWASQKEPEYFSKVKKKKKGFDELEDIEDIVFVDNGTLKDVFNRLGYHKLGVLISIARDEARKKILMNIAKKIAQIIQDEVRGDVDEAEAEDVVFELFEMVREIKGGSK from the coding sequence ATGGGACCCAGTAGTCCGAATATTAAGTCCTTTTTCAAAGGTCAGGAAATTTTTAAAGAAGGACAGGAAAGCTCCGTTGCCTATATGATTAAAAAGGGCGCGGTAAATATTTATAAGGTTCTCAATAATGAAAAGATAATACTTGCAAGGCTCTGTGAAGGCGAAATATTTGGTGAGATGGGAATTATTTCGAAAGGAATACGCTCCGCTAACGCCGAAGCCGCTGAATATTGTGATTTAGTTATTCTTACTGACCAGATCATTTTTAAACTCCTCGAACAATGCCCTAAAACCGTCCAGTACATGATCCGCCTTTTCGTAAAGCGTCTTGCCCGCACTGGGGAGATGATCTCAGCTAAAGGACATCGCAGCAACTTTACAAGTATTTGTAGAATTTTGGATCTATGCTACCAAAATCATTTGAGTATGCCCCGTGAACAAGCCAAAAAAGAACGCAATCACGATATGGGATTGGAATATAATAAATTTTGCAAAGTCATCCGCGGAATAATTCTTGTTTCCCAGGGCGAGATTGACGCAGTTATTAGCAAGCTTAAAAGTCTTAGAATAATTGAAGTAAGTGACATTAGAACAGGAAGGGCTTTTCCTGACAGATTTGTGAAGATTGCCGATCCTTTAAACTTTCTTGAAATATCCAATAATCTTTTCAAAGAACTGCAAAAAACGGCTTATACTTCAACATCTGAGCTGCAAATTATCGATATATATGAAGTGGCCGAAATGCTAAATAGCGATCCCAAAATCCTGTACAAGAAGATTGCAAACGAAGATTTTCCAGAAACAATGTTCCTTTTTGATAGATGTAAAGTAAGTGAGTGGGCCTCCCAGAAAGAACCTGAATATTTTAGTAAGGTTAAGAAAAAGAAAAAAGGGTTTGATGAACTGGAAGATATTGAAGACATTGTTTTTGTTGATAACGGGACACTTAAAGACGTGTTCAATCGCTTAGGATATCATAAGCTTGGCGTGCTTATTAGTATTGCGCGAGATGAAGCGCGTAAGAAAATTTTAATGAATATTGCCAAAAAAATAGCTCAGATTATTCAAGATGAAGTTCGCGGGGATGTAGATGAAGCTGAGGCGGAAGATGTAGTCTTTGAACTTTTTGAAATGGTGCGTGAGATAAAAGGGGGCAGTAAATAG